One genomic region from Candidatus Thiopontia autotrophica encodes:
- the cbiE gene encoding precorrin-6y C5,15-methyltransferase (decarboxylating) subunit CbiE, with the protein MDRCRVIGVLDNGFSGLAESQQQLIANADLVIAGSRLLALLSNNFKEGSEQRNMTGKFSQVPQWIDDALDDSRSVIVLATGDPLCHGIGSYLASKLGMEKCEIIPNISTLQVACSRFGIAWQSASICSIHGADAGEWVEEPDPEHGLYKLLQKIRGEQLLIVFTSSANSPDRVARMMLMEGFSNGWQMAVAENLLQSGENLVGPISIEDSAEQKFSDMNIMLLWRDSSLDEESSLLPLFGIEDSEYSQRRPDRGLITKREVRALSLARMQLSADSVVWDIGAGSGSVGLEAARVASGGHVYAIEKNEADAENVRENRKRLQITNYTLVVDKAPSGIDGWPDPNAVFIGGSGGNLELLVRKILHRMRPGGWLVMNFVTLENLAEVTAVLKQEGAEWDVTQMQASRSSPILEMHRMQAENPVWIVSARKQQNSK; encoded by the coding sequence ATGGACAGATGTAGAGTGATCGGAGTTCTGGATAACGGCTTTAGTGGTCTTGCCGAAAGCCAGCAGCAGCTGATTGCCAATGCAGATCTGGTGATTGCCGGTAGTCGCTTACTTGCTCTGCTCTCCAATAATTTCAAGGAGGGATCGGAGCAGAGGAATATGACAGGAAAATTCAGTCAGGTGCCTCAGTGGATAGATGATGCTCTTGATGATTCCAGATCAGTTATAGTGCTGGCAACAGGGGACCCTCTCTGTCATGGAATAGGGAGCTATCTGGCGTCAAAACTTGGTATGGAAAAGTGTGAAATTATTCCCAATATCTCCACTCTACAGGTGGCCTGCTCACGTTTTGGTATCGCCTGGCAGTCTGCATCAATATGCTCCATCCATGGTGCTGATGCAGGGGAGTGGGTAGAGGAGCCGGATCCTGAGCATGGTCTCTACAAGTTGTTGCAAAAGATAAGAGGCGAGCAACTGCTGATTGTCTTTACCAGTTCAGCAAACAGTCCGGACAGAGTTGCACGCATGATGTTGATGGAGGGGTTCAGTAACGGATGGCAGATGGCGGTTGCAGAGAATCTGCTGCAGAGTGGTGAAAATCTGGTGGGGCCAATCTCTATTGAAGATAGCGCAGAACAGAAGTTCTCGGATATGAATATCATGCTGTTGTGGAGGGACAGTTCTCTGGATGAGGAGAGTTCGTTGCTTCCTCTGTTTGGCATCGAGGATAGTGAGTATTCCCAGAGAAGGCCTGACAGAGGGCTAATCACAAAGCGTGAGGTAAGAGCTCTGTCACTGGCCAGAATGCAGTTGTCTGCAGATAGTGTGGTATGGGATATCGGGGCTGGATCGGGGTCAGTTGGCCTTGAGGCTGCAAGAGTTGCATCTGGCGGGCATGTTTATGCCATTGAGAAGAATGAGGCTGATGCAGAGAATGTACGTGAAAACAGAAAACGTCTGCAGATTACCAATTACACCCTTGTGGTTGATAAGGCACCATCCGGAATTGATGGGTGGCCGGATCCGAACGCAGTATTTATTGGTGGCAGTGGTGGAAATCTTGAGCTTCTGGTCAGAAAAATTTTACATAGAATGAGGCCTGGTGGGTGGCTGGTCATGAACTTTGTCACTCTGGAGAATCTTGCAGAGGTTACAGCAGTATTGAAGCAGGAGGGTGCAGAGTGGGATGTAACCCAGATGCAGGCGTCACGCAG
- a CDS encoding cobalt-precorrin-5B (C(1))-methyltransferase: MQRNKKKGSRKGYTTGANSAAAARAAVIGLISGEVPDEVEALLPNGERVLFPVIDGAVTPDSAHAVVVKDAGDDPDVTDKAHMTADVRILESSSGVIELLGGVGVGTVTRPGLGLEVGKAAINPTPRKNIEENIREVGSALLKRAGIEIIISVPDGEERAKRTLNHRLGILGGISILGTTGIVHPYSTAAFRASVIQGIEVAARQGQDTVVLTTGGRTEKFVIRSLPELDESCFVQMGDFLSYALDTVVDQGIAHVVIGGMVGKLTKMAQGETITHANRNAVNTGLLADLAAKLGVEQKICDEIRDADTARFASERMEEIGLTAQFHHALAEKVIATLSGRYPGKFSIKVLVCDFDGNPLAQAFKEIN, encoded by the coding sequence ATGCAGCGTAACAAGAAAAAGGGGTCTCGCAAGGGATATACCACAGGGGCAAATTCTGCTGCTGCGGCACGTGCTGCAGTAATTGGATTGATTAGTGGTGAGGTGCCTGATGAGGTGGAGGCTCTTCTGCCAAACGGTGAACGTGTTCTCTTTCCAGTTATCGATGGTGCGGTAACCCCGGATAGTGCGCATGCGGTGGTGGTAAAAGATGCGGGCGATGATCCTGATGTTACAGACAAGGCCCATATGACAGCAGATGTCAGGATACTAGAGAGTAGTTCTGGGGTTATTGAATTATTGGGTGGGGTTGGAGTAGGTACTGTAACTCGTCCCGGACTAGGGCTTGAGGTCGGCAAGGCTGCAATTAATCCAACCCCAAGAAAGAATATTGAGGAAAATATTCGTGAGGTTGGTTCAGCACTATTGAAGAGAGCTGGTATTGAGATAATAATTTCGGTGCCGGATGGTGAGGAGCGCGCTAAACGTACTCTGAATCACCGTCTGGGCATTCTTGGTGGCATCTCAATTCTTGGCACAACGGGAATTGTTCACCCATATTCGACTGCAGCATTCAGGGCAAGTGTTATTCAGGGGATTGAGGTGGCTGCAAGGCAAGGGCAGGATACAGTTGTTCTGACTACCGGAGGCCGTACTGAAAAATTTGTGATCAGATCACTTCCTGAGCTGGATGAGTCCTGCTTTGTACAGATGGGTGACTTTCTGAGTTATGCACTTGATACGGTAGTTGATCAGGGTATAGCGCATGTGGTGATTGGAGGTATGGTTGGCAAGCTGACCAAGATGGCGCAGGGTGAAACTATTACCCACGCAAACAGAAATGCAGTCAACACAGGGTTGTTGGCAGATCTGGCTGCCAAACTTGGGGTAGAGCAGAAGATATGTGATGAGATTCGCGATGCAGACACTGCACGTTTCGCTAGTGAGCGTATGGAGGAGATTGGTCTTACGGCGCAGTTCCACCATGCCCTGGCAGAAAAGGTTATCGCAACCCTGTCGGGACGCTATCCGGGTAAATTCTCCATCAAGGTTTTGGTTTGTGATTTTGATGGAAACCCCCTTGCTCAAGCTTTCAAAGAGATAAATTAA
- a CDS encoding precorrin-8X methylmutase, translating to MSKERQNIVTEQLTQAGQKIEHDSFSIVDQEAGTRDYNSEQWQVVRRMIHATADFEFNGLTGFHPDAVKAGLQAILSGGSVVADVEMICVGLSRPRLGHFGVTVQQFISDDDVIEQARSENTTRAVQSMRKANRLGLIDGGIVAIGNAPTALLEVNRMIREDGVRPALIVGMPVGFVSAEESKEDLSQISEVPWIITRGRKGGSTLVVAALHALLALAEAAQRKDAA from the coding sequence ATGAGTAAAGAGAGACAAAATATTGTAACCGAGCAGCTGACCCAGGCTGGGCAGAAGATTGAACATGACTCTTTCTCGATTGTGGATCAGGAGGCTGGGACACGAGACTACAATAGTGAACAGTGGCAGGTTGTGCGCCGTATGATCCATGCCACTGCAGATTTCGAGTTTAATGGTCTGACCGGTTTCCACCCTGATGCGGTAAAGGCCGGTCTGCAGGCAATTCTCTCTGGTGGATCAGTGGTGGCTGATGTGGAGATGATATGCGTTGGACTCTCCAGACCGCGACTAGGCCACTTTGGGGTAACAGTGCAGCAGTTTATCTCTGATGATGATGTAATTGAGCAGGCGCGTAGCGAGAATACGACACGTGCTGTGCAATCCATGCGCAAGGCCAATCGTCTTGGCCTGATTGATGGGGGAATTGTTGCAATTGGCAACGCCCCAACTGCACTGCTTGAGGTTAATCGGATGATTCGTGAGGACGGTGTACGTCCGGCACTTATTGTTGGTATGCCTGTAGGCTTTGTCTCTGCAGAGGAGTCAAAAGAGGATCTGAGCCAGATCTCAGAGGTGCCATGGATTATCACCAGAGGAAGAAAGGGCGGTTCAACCCTGGTGGTTGCCGCGCTCCATGCGCTGCTTGCATTGGCAGAAGCAGCACAGAGGAAAGATGCAGCGTAA
- a CDS encoding sirohydrochlorin chelatase, producing MREKILLVGHGSRSVAGNQEIEKFAGQWRNRNREWDIDLCFIELADILIAEGLEQAAQSAEKIIVVPLILNAAGHVKEEIPEFISEAAEKFQDREFRYAKHLGVNDKILDILKRSLHNVLADMESPDPAKTGVVLLARGSSDRHANGEMAMMARWLYEESEVKQVELAFTGITSPKLEDVVQRQMAAGMTHVAILPYYLFTGTLIERIRGQVEKLRKEFPEVEFGLGNYFGFENEIFDLLDQRVIEAQR from the coding sequence ATGAGAGAGAAGATATTGCTGGTTGGTCATGGCTCAAGGAGTGTGGCCGGTAACCAGGAGATAGAGAAGTTTGCCGGACAGTGGCGTAACCGCAACAGAGAGTGGGATATTGATCTCTGTTTTATTGAGCTGGCTGATATTCTGATTGCAGAAGGGCTGGAGCAGGCGGCACAATCTGCAGAGAAGATTATTGTGGTCCCACTTATTCTTAATGCGGCAGGCCATGTGAAGGAGGAGATTCCGGAGTTTATCAGCGAGGCGGCAGAAAAATTCCAGGACAGGGAGTTCCGTTATGCAAAGCATCTAGGGGTAAATGACAAAATTCTGGATATTCTGAAACGCTCTCTGCACAATGTGTTGGCCGATATGGAGTCGCCAGATCCGGCAAAGACAGGGGTGGTGCTATTGGCACGAGGATCTTCAGATCGTCATGCCAATGGAGAGATGGCGATGATGGCGCGCTGGTTATATGAGGAGAGTGAGGTTAAGCAGGTTGAGCTGGCATTTACTGGAATTACCTCTCCAAAACTGGAGGATGTTGTGCAGCGGCAGATGGCTGCCGGGATGACCCATGTTGCTATACTTCCTTACTATCTCTTTACTGGAACATTGATAGAGCGTATTCGTGGACAGGTTGAGAAGTTGAGAAAAGAGTTTCCAGAGGTTGAGTTTGGATTAGGCAACTATTTTGGATTTGAAAATGAGATCTTTGATCTGCTGGATCAGAGAGTAATTGAGGCGCAGAGATGA
- the cobM gene encoding precorrin-4 C(11)-methyltransferase → MSGKVWFVGAGPGDPDLITVKGRDLVERADAILYAGSLVSEAAMRWAKDGCQIQDSKGMTLQEITDWLIQQAHSGETVVRLQTGDPGLYGALVEMVQPLDRAGIEVAVIPGVSSAMASVAAGVETLTLPEVTQTVILTRVEGRTPMPEGESLSELAAHHTTICIFLSITLLKKVQSELVAAGWSEESPVMVVQKASWPGEEKIIRGPLSEIRDLCKAEKIASQAMIVVSPVLGAREWPELKKSKLYDPGFHHRFRKVKDL, encoded by the coding sequence TTGAGTGGCAAGGTATGGTTTGTTGGGGCAGGTCCGGGAGATCCAGATCTGATTACTGTCAAGGGACGCGATCTGGTAGAGAGAGCAGATGCAATTCTCTATGCAGGGTCACTAGTCTCGGAGGCAGCAATGCGCTGGGCTAAGGATGGTTGTCAGATTCAAGACTCCAAAGGGATGACCCTGCAGGAGATTACCGACTGGCTTATCCAGCAGGCGCACAGTGGGGAGACAGTAGTGCGTCTACAGACAGGTGACCCAGGGCTCTATGGTGCATTGGTTGAGATGGTGCAGCCACTTGACAGGGCCGGGATCGAGGTCGCAGTTATTCCTGGGGTCTCCTCTGCCATGGCGTCGGTTGCTGCTGGGGTAGAGACATTAACTCTGCCGGAGGTGACACAGACAGTAATCCTCACCCGGGTTGAGGGACGCACCCCAATGCCTGAAGGGGAATCTTTGTCCGAGTTGGCAGCACACCACACAACTATATGTATTTTTCTCTCGATTACTCTGCTGAAGAAGGTACAGAGTGAGTTGGTTGCTGCTGGCTGGTCAGAAGAGAGCCCGGTTATGGTTGTGCAAAAGGCGAGTTGGCCGGGAGAAGAAAAAATTATACGCGGTCCACTAAGTGAGATACGTGATCTATGCAAGGCAGAGAAGATTGCCAGTCAGGCAATGATTGTCGTTAGTCCGGTATTGGGGGCCAGAGAGTGGCCAGAACTTAAGAAATCAAAACTGTATGATCCCGGTTTCCACCACCGTTTTCGTAAAGTTAAGGATCTGTAG
- the cobO gene encoding cob(I)yrinic acid a,c-diamide adenosyltransferase, producing the protein MKSRDKREGVVLVHTGEGKGKSSSAFGVMFRAAGWGMKVCVIQFIKGKWRTGEQEAAKKFENIEWHALGDGFTWDTKNPEQDIATSREIWELCKEKVRSHEFDLLIFDEINYCSGYGWISGEEIAQFIREERPGWMHLILTGRNAAKEVVDVADTVTEMKKVKHAYADSGIKAQQGIEF; encoded by the coding sequence ATGAAGTCCAGAGACAAGAGAGAGGGGGTTGTTCTGGTCCATACTGGAGAAGGTAAAGGAAAGTCATCTAGTGCGTTCGGGGTCATGTTTCGTGCCGCAGGTTGGGGTATGAAGGTCTGTGTAATCCAGTTTATCAAGGGTAAGTGGAGAACAGGTGAGCAGGAGGCAGCAAAGAAATTTGAGAATATCGAGTGGCATGCTCTGGGTGATGGTTTCACCTGGGATACAAAAAATCCTGAACAGGATATAGCGACCAGTAGAGAGATATGGGAGCTGTGCAAGGAGAAGGTACGGTCCCATGAATTTGATCTGCTCATTTTTGATGAGATCAATTACTGCTCAGGGTACGGCTGGATTAGTGGTGAGGAGATTGCGCAGTTTATTCGAGAGGAGAGGCCAGGATGGATGCATCTTATTCTGACAGGCAGGAATGCAGCCAAAGAGGTGGTTGATGTGGCAGATACAGTGACAGAGATGAAAAAAGTAAAACATGCCTATGCAGACAGCGGTATCAAGGCCCAACAGGGGATAGAGTTTTGA
- a CDS encoding cobyrinate a,c-diamide synthase → MLVAGVQSGCGKTSVTLALLQSLKKQGISVAPFKAGPDFLDPLWHKAITGLTSYNLDTHMVGSEESARLITQQQDKDLVLVEGVMGLFDGRKGVGEDGSSLHLASELGLEVWLVVDAKGMSGSVVPLVSGFVDFATRHGVTIGGIIANRVGSLHHAGLLESALDEYQLPPLRGWMEKGAPELPERHLGLVTPDEVVLPDLSSSFHWVESAIFNTATDNTGRAKSSVVEVDEYDSGKLLKNKKIAVASDGACCFIYPANLEWLEWQGARLSYFSPVAGDRVPQGVDAVWLPGGYPELFAEELSESDSMSDIREFVETGGYLLAECGGMILLGESLTDYDEKRWPMAGALPFATIMQDRLASLGYRDEKGGARGHEFHHSTREESKPLPEAFRLGRGDRGIHFMNTRASYVHWYFPSAPEQVAGWFGAV, encoded by the coding sequence ATTCTGGTTGCAGGGGTGCAATCGGGTTGCGGAAAGACTTCCGTAACCCTTGCCCTTCTGCAGTCATTGAAAAAGCAGGGCATCTCTGTGGCTCCCTTCAAGGCGGGCCCTGATTTTCTTGATCCGCTTTGGCACAAAGCCATTACCGGTCTCACCTCCTACAATCTGGATACCCATATGGTTGGTTCGGAAGAGTCCGCACGCCTTATCACACAGCAGCAAGACAAGGATCTTGTTCTGGTTGAGGGTGTGATGGGGCTATTTGATGGCCGCAAAGGTGTGGGTGAGGATGGATCATCCCTCCATCTTGCATCAGAGTTAGGGCTGGAGGTATGGCTTGTTGTGGATGCGAAGGGGATGAGTGGATCAGTTGTTCCGCTGGTCTCTGGTTTTGTCGATTTCGCTACTCGACATGGCGTTACTATTGGCGGGATTATTGCCAACAGGGTGGGCTCTTTACATCATGCCGGCCTGTTGGAGAGTGCCCTTGATGAGTATCAACTGCCACCACTAAGAGGATGGATGGAGAAGGGTGCACCAGAACTGCCAGAGCGACATCTTGGATTGGTGACTCCGGACGAGGTTGTATTGCCTGACCTCTCCTCATCTTTTCATTGGGTGGAGTCAGCCATATTCAATACTGCTACAGACAACACGGGCAGAGCTAAGAGTAGTGTTGTTGAGGTAGATGAGTATGACTCCGGAAAACTGCTCAAGAATAAAAAAATTGCGGTGGCCAGTGATGGTGCCTGCTGTTTTATCTACCCCGCAAATCTGGAGTGGCTTGAGTGGCAGGGGGCCAGGCTCTCCTACTTCTCCCCCGTGGCAGGTGATAGAGTGCCGCAGGGGGTGGATGCAGTGTGGTTGCCAGGTGGCTATCCAGAGCTCTTTGCAGAGGAGTTGTCAGAATCGGATAGTATGAGCGATATACGAGAGTTTGTTGAGACCGGAGGGTATCTGTTGGCAGAGTGTGGAGGCATGATATTGTTGGGAGAGTCGCTAACAGATTATGATGAAAAGAGATGGCCAATGGCTGGGGCTCTTCCTTTTGCAACAATAATGCAGGATCGACTGGCCTCGCTTGGGTACCGTGATGAGAAGGGCGGAGCAAGAGGGCATGAGTTTCACCACTCGACCAGAGAGGAGAGCAAGCCTCTGCCCGAGGCATTCAGATTAGGTCGTGGTGATAGGGGAATCCATTTCATGAATACAAGAGCATCCTATGTTCACTGGTACTTCCCCAGTGCTCCAGAACAGGTTGCCGGCTGGTTTGGTGCCGTATGA